Proteins co-encoded in one Capnocytophaga ochracea DSM 7271 genomic window:
- the trpS gene encoding tryptophan--tRNA ligase, translated as MARVLTGIQSTGTPHLGNILGAILPAVQMASDPSNESFLFIADMHSLTQIKDGAQLRANTYSVAATWLAFGLDTDKVTFYRQSDVPQTAELSWYLACFFPYQRLTLAHSFKDKMDYLQDVNAGLFTYPMLMAADILLYDAEVVPVGKDQLQHLEITRDVASRFNHQMGETFVLPQAKIEEKIMIIPGTDGEKMSKSRNNFINIFLPEKQLRKQIMAIQTDSTPLEAPKDPDTCNVMRLYRLLASPEQIQAMEEAYRAGGYGFGQAKQTLYELILEKFATPRERYVYYMEHLSELDAILKEGAAKAHRVADETLRRVRTKIGY; from the coding sequence ATGGCTCGTGTATTAACAGGCATTCAAAGTACAGGTACTCCCCACTTAGGAAATATCCTCGGAGCAATCCTCCCAGCAGTGCAAATGGCATCAGACCCTTCTAACGAATCGTTTCTGTTCATCGCCGATATGCACTCCCTTACTCAAATAAAAGACGGTGCGCAACTCCGCGCCAACACTTATAGCGTTGCTGCCACTTGGTTGGCTTTCGGTTTAGATACTGATAAAGTAACCTTCTACCGCCAGAGCGACGTACCCCAAACCGCTGAACTCTCGTGGTACTTGGCTTGTTTTTTCCCTTACCAACGCCTCACCCTCGCCCATTCGTTTAAAGACAAAATGGACTACCTGCAAGACGTAAATGCTGGGCTCTTCACTTACCCTATGCTAATGGCAGCCGACATACTCTTGTATGATGCTGAGGTCGTACCTGTGGGCAAAGACCAGTTGCAACACCTCGAAATTACCCGCGATGTAGCTTCTCGTTTCAATCACCAAATGGGCGAAACTTTCGTATTGCCACAAGCTAAAATAGAGGAGAAAATAATGATTATACCAGGTACCGACGGCGAAAAGATGAGCAAGTCACGCAACAATTTCATCAATATTTTCTTGCCCGAAAAACAACTCCGCAAGCAAATAATGGCAATCCAAACCGATAGTACTCCTTTGGAAGCTCCCAAAGACCCCGATACTTGCAACGTGATGAGGCTCTACCGCCTGTTAGCTTCTCCTGAGCAAATACAAGCAATGGAAGAGGCTTACCGTGCAGGAGGTTATGGCTTCGGTCAAGCCAAACAAACCCTTTACGAACTGATATTAGAAAAATTTGCTACCCCACGCGAGCGCTACGTTTACTATATGGAGCATTTAAGCGAACTCGATGCTATATTAAAAGAAGGTGCTGCCAAAGCACACCGCGTAGCCGATGAAACTTTGCGCAGGGTACGCACCAAAATAGGATATTAA
- a CDS encoding Gfo/Idh/MocA family protein → MTKLKAGVLGAGHLGKIHLRLLNQSEKYELVGFYDPDEANAKKVSEEFGYKRFDSIEALIAECDMVDVVTPTLNHFMCAEKIIKAGKHLFIEKPIATTVEEAEAMIALAKEHHVKGQVGHVERFNPAFIAVRDQIHNPMFIEAHRLAEFNPRGTDVPVVLDLMIHDIDVILSVVKSKVKHISASSAMVISHSPDITNARLEFENGCVANITASRISMKNMRKSRFFQKDAYISVDFLEKKVEVVKMKDAPEVPGDFDMILQNAEGERRQIYFEYPEIHNNNAILDELESFANAIVNDTTPMVTLEQGTEALRIAKKIVSL, encoded by the coding sequence ATGACAAAATTAAAAGCTGGCGTCCTCGGTGCAGGACATTTAGGAAAGATACATTTGCGATTGCTCAACCAATCCGAAAAATACGAACTCGTAGGCTTCTACGACCCCGATGAAGCAAACGCTAAAAAAGTAAGCGAAGAGTTTGGCTATAAGCGTTTCGATAGTATAGAAGCACTCATCGCCGAATGTGATATGGTAGACGTAGTAACCCCTACCCTCAACCATTTTATGTGTGCCGAAAAGATTATCAAAGCAGGCAAACACCTCTTTATCGAAAAACCTATCGCTACTACGGTAGAAGAGGCAGAAGCTATGATTGCTCTTGCCAAAGAACACCACGTGAAAGGACAAGTAGGACACGTAGAGCGCTTCAATCCGGCTTTTATTGCCGTACGCGACCAAATTCACAACCCTATGTTCATCGAGGCACACCGCTTAGCTGAGTTCAACCCTCGTGGTACCGATGTGCCCGTAGTGCTCGACCTAATGATTCACGATATCGATGTAATCCTAAGCGTCGTAAAATCTAAGGTGAAACACATTTCGGCAAGTAGTGCAATGGTCATCAGTCATTCCCCCGATATTACTAATGCCCGCTTAGAGTTTGAGAACGGTTGTGTAGCCAATATCACTGCCAGCCGTATCTCTATGAAGAATATGCGCAAAAGCCGTTTCTTCCAGAAAGACGCTTATATATCCGTAGATTTTTTGGAGAAAAAAGTAGAGGTAGTGAAGATGAAAGACGCCCCAGAAGTACCAGGAGACTTCGATATGATACTCCAAAATGCAGAAGGAGAGCGCCGTCAAATCTATTTCGAATACCCTGAAATACATAATAACAACGCTATCTTAGACGAGCTCGAAAGCTTTGCCAATGCCATTGTAAACGATACGACCCCTATGGTCACTCTCGAACAAGGCACCGAAGCCCTCCGGATTGCCAAGAAAATAGTAAGTTTATGA
- a CDS encoding SPOR domain-containing protein, translating to MKHIITLLACVGLVFSLKAQSTTDFNIRYETFIKGDIKIIGNNILNRKEKRNSPNDPYNDRSPKAKLNDEFDMQYIDIDADPNTFSSSSANFSYEGTGGKVAYAGLYWSATYPYAKGALRGNKNIPVDSNREDASSVLLKIPETNTYTPIAGELIYDGRTDDELKNSAPYVYYANITNLLAPATKIEGDYTVANVKAALGQIEGGSAAGWALVIVYENPDSNVKKIITYDGFSAITNEASKTFTFSGFKTPEAGDFKTRIMGVALEGDFNMAGDNVAVGVPTSGKTSSLESKWRPNQNFFSSAITNNDEIVKTRTPNSENTLGFDIFRMDIKNDSQYLIPNNTHSLDLSYTRSRDRYYLFLTALEIENNPKEITHLHRSTRISKLKVTDTQQGYYVVVGVFLNFNNVNKRVEEMKKWGYDAQVYYNKDQVLNYIYIARYNTYDEAMKKVEEVRENTEIPDPWILDVANYE from the coding sequence ATGAAACATATCATCACATTGCTCGCTTGTGTGGGACTCGTTTTCTCCCTAAAAGCACAATCTACTACCGATTTTAACATTAGGTACGAAACCTTTATCAAAGGGGATATCAAAATTATAGGGAATAACATTCTTAATCGTAAAGAGAAACGCAATAGCCCTAACGACCCTTATAACGACCGTAGTCCGAAAGCTAAACTCAACGACGAGTTCGATATGCAATACATCGATATCGATGCTGACCCTAATACGTTTTCATCTAGTAGTGCCAATTTCTCTTACGAAGGAACAGGCGGAAAGGTAGCTTATGCAGGTTTGTATTGGTCGGCTACCTATCCATATGCTAAGGGCGCCCTAAGAGGTAATAAAAATATCCCTGTTGATTCCAATAGAGAAGACGCCAGTAGTGTACTACTGAAAATACCCGAAACCAATACCTATACTCCTATCGCTGGTGAACTCATTTACGACGGACGCACCGACGATGAGTTAAAAAATTCAGCACCTTATGTGTATTACGCCAATATCACCAATCTTTTAGCTCCGGCAACTAAAATAGAAGGCGATTATACCGTAGCCAATGTAAAAGCTGCTTTGGGGCAAATAGAAGGCGGTTCGGCAGCAGGCTGGGCGTTAGTAATAGTATACGAAAATCCTGATAGCAATGTAAAGAAAATCATTACTTACGATGGCTTTTCGGCTATTACCAATGAAGCTTCCAAAACCTTTACTTTTAGTGGATTTAAAACCCCTGAGGCAGGCGACTTTAAAACGCGTATTATGGGAGTAGCCCTCGAAGGCGACTTTAATATGGCAGGTGATAACGTAGCCGTTGGTGTACCTACCAGCGGTAAAACCTCCTCTTTGGAAAGCAAATGGCGCCCTAATCAAAACTTTTTTAGCAGTGCCATTACAAATAACGATGAGATAGTAAAAACACGCACCCCTAACAGCGAAAACACCTTAGGCTTTGATATCTTCCGTATGGATATCAAAAACGACAGTCAATACCTTATTCCTAACAACACCCATTCATTAGATTTGAGTTATACACGTAGTCGCGACCGTTATTATTTGTTTCTTACTGCCTTGGAGATAGAAAATAATCCCAAGGAGATTACCCATTTACACCGTTCAACGAGAATAAGCAAACTGAAAGTCACCGATACTCAGCAGGGTTATTATGTGGTAGTAGGAGTCTTCTTAAACTTCAATAATGTAAACAAACGGGTAGAAGAAATGAAGAAATGGGGGTATGATGCCCAAGTGTATTACAATAAAGACCAAGTACTAAACTACATTTATATAGCCCGTTATAATACCTACGACGAAGCTATGAAAAAGGTAGAAGAAGTACGAGAAAACACCGAAATCCCCGACCCGTGGATATTAGATGTGGCTAATTACGAATAA
- a CDS encoding 7-carboxy-7-deazaguanine synthase QueE, which produces MLNKDTQIALQKGELLPLMEAFYTLQGEGFYKGTAAYFIRLGGCDVGCHWCDVKESWQAEAHPLVPVDTIVAEALAHSKTIIITGGEPLMWNLTLLTEKLRAGGARTHIETSGAHPLSGSWDWICLSPKKIKRPVGDVLQKANELKMVIYNNHDFIFAEEMAAQVSPECLLYLQPEWSKRAEVMPKIVDYVMAHPQWKASLQMHKYLDIR; this is translated from the coding sequence ATGCTAAACAAAGATACACAGATAGCTTTGCAGAAGGGGGAGCTCCTCCCCCTGATGGAGGCTTTTTATACCTTACAAGGCGAAGGTTTCTACAAAGGAACAGCCGCTTATTTCATTCGCTTAGGCGGTTGTGATGTAGGCTGTCATTGGTGTGATGTAAAGGAAAGTTGGCAAGCCGAAGCTCACCCCTTAGTGCCCGTAGATACCATTGTAGCCGAAGCCTTAGCACACTCCAAAACTATCATTATTACAGGGGGTGAACCACTGATGTGGAACTTAACTTTACTTACCGAAAAACTGAGAGCAGGAGGTGCTCGCACTCATATAGAGACCTCAGGAGCACACCCGTTATCAGGCTCTTGGGATTGGATATGCCTATCGCCTAAAAAAATAAAACGCCCCGTAGGAGACGTTCTTCAAAAAGCTAATGAGCTCAAAATGGTAATCTATAACAATCACGATTTTATTTTTGCCGAAGAAATGGCAGCGCAAGTATCGCCTGAGTGCTTACTTTACCTCCAACCCGAGTGGAGCAAACGCGCTGAGGTAATGCCTAAAATTGTAGATTATGTAATGGCTCACCCTCAGTGGAAAGCCTCTTTACAAATGCATAAATACCTTGACATTAGGTAA
- a CDS encoding class I SAM-dependent methyltransferase — protein MKDLFGQAILDYQQGQYTEDIKTETTISEEDVLPLPYLFRSFEQMPALEQKALQMAKGKVLEVGCGAGSHGLYLQNERKLEVHSIDLSPKAIEACLLRGLRNAKVQNVLETTGQYDTILLLMNGAGMCGRLKKMGAFYAHLKTLLAPHGQILTDSSDIIYMFDENPDGSYDVPLYFDYYGEVDYVVKYKGQKEKSFPWMYVDYNTLQNVAISVGLQCELIAEGEHFDYLAKLVN, from the coding sequence ATGAAAGACTTATTCGGACAAGCTATTTTAGATTATCAGCAAGGGCAATACACCGAAGATATTAAAACGGAAACTACTATTTCCGAAGAAGATGTATTGCCCTTGCCTTATTTGTTTCGTTCCTTTGAACAGATGCCTGCGTTAGAGCAAAAAGCCCTACAAATGGCGAAAGGTAAAGTATTGGAAGTGGGGTGCGGAGCAGGCTCTCACGGACTTTATTTGCAGAACGAACGCAAGCTTGAAGTACATTCTATCGACCTATCGCCTAAGGCTATTGAGGCGTGCCTGTTGAGAGGCTTACGCAACGCCAAAGTACAGAATGTATTGGAAACAACAGGGCAGTACGACACGATTCTTTTGCTGATGAATGGCGCAGGTATGTGTGGACGACTCAAAAAAATGGGCGCTTTCTATGCTCACCTGAAAACACTTTTAGCTCCACACGGACAAATCCTCACCGACTCATCTGATATTATCTATATGTTCGATGAAAACCCTGATGGCAGTTATGATGTACCGCTCTATTTCGATTATTATGGAGAAGTGGATTACGTGGTGAAGTACAAGGGACAGAAAGAAAAATCTTTCCCGTGGATGTATGTAGATTACAACACTTTACAAAACGTAGCAATTTCAGTGGGCTTACAATGTGAACTCATCGCCGAAGGAGAACACTTTGATTACCTTGCAAAATTAGTAAATTAG
- a CDS encoding DUF438 domain-containing protein: MEQTLPAGHPVHTYMLEAELIYSLMDELLSIDPHTDYQKFYNVFNHLATVEKHFARKENQLFPFLEKRGWTNPSQNMWSFHDTIRDIFRLVRKNLEEKDLDAAQTNVRYIEDNLGRLLNVEANILFPNALQLLTEEDWIEMRKGEEEIGWMLKEEPAPYPNNNPNEPVYVHPSMDTERRTDVKFADDAAHYDEGYMTVEQVNLLLKTLPIDITFVDEHDRVIFYNRGEERVFPRSAGIIGREVKFCHPPKSVGTVLKIVENFKAGTQNEANFWFNYRGRLIYVRYFAVRDKEKNYKGVIEMSQDITDIQKIEGERRLLEWDN; this comes from the coding sequence ATGGAACAAACTTTACCCGCAGGACACCCCGTGCATACCTATATGCTTGAAGCTGAACTTATTTACTCACTTATGGACGAGTTGCTCAGCATAGACCCTCATACCGATTATCAGAAATTCTACAACGTGTTTAATCATTTGGCAACGGTAGAAAAACACTTTGCTCGCAAAGAAAACCAGCTTTTCCCTTTCTTGGAAAAACGCGGTTGGACGAATCCTTCACAGAATATGTGGTCTTTCCACGATACCATTCGCGATATCTTCCGTTTGGTACGCAAAAACTTAGAAGAAAAAGACCTTGATGCGGCGCAAACCAATGTGCGCTATATCGAAGATAACTTAGGTCGTTTGCTAAATGTAGAAGCGAATATCCTGTTCCCTAACGCCTTGCAATTACTCACCGAAGAAGATTGGATTGAAATGCGCAAAGGCGAAGAGGAAATAGGTTGGATGCTGAAAGAAGAACCTGCACCTTACCCTAACAACAACCCCAATGAGCCTGTGTACGTACACCCTTCAATGGATACCGAACGCCGCACCGATGTTAAATTCGCCGATGATGCTGCTCATTACGATGAGGGCTATATGACTGTTGAACAGGTAAACCTCTTGCTCAAAACCCTTCCTATTGATATCACTTTTGTAGATGAACACGACCGCGTGATTTTCTACAATCGTGGCGAAGAACGCGTATTCCCTCGCAGTGCCGGTATTATAGGGCGCGAAGTGAAGTTCTGTCACCCTCCTAAGAGCGTGGGCACGGTACTTAAAATCGTAGAGAACTTCAAGGCAGGTACTCAAAACGAAGCTAATTTCTGGTTCAATTATCGCGGTCGCCTTATCTATGTGCGTTATTTTGCTGTACGCGATAAAGAAAAGAACTATAAAGGCGTGATTGAAATGTCGCAAGATATTACCGATATTCAAAAAATAGAAGGCGAACGCCGTTTATTGGAGTGGGATAACTAA
- the dinB gene encoding DNA polymerase IV, with the protein MNRKIIHIDMDAFYASVEQLDYPELRGKAIAVGGGEPRGVVATASYEARKFGVRSAISGAQARKLCPHLIFVKPRFERYKQISMQIRAIFHEYTDLVEPLSLDEAYLDVTVNKKSNPSATLIAQEIRQRIFQQTGLTASAGISVNKFIAKIASDYRKPNGQTTITEAEVQDFLDRLDVRKFYGIGKVTAEKMYQLGIFKGRDLREKSLEFLERNFGNSGHYYYELSRGIHRSEVQPFRIRKSVGAEETFPENLTSEVYMLRELDHIAEDVARRLDKQQVAGKTVTLKIKYSNFTVQTRSKTLKDFISSKDDILLHIKELLYQERPAESVRLLGISLSHLNNEPEKEEVKKPMYIQLKLEFPD; encoded by the coding sequence TTGAACAGAAAAATCATACATATCGATATGGACGCCTTCTATGCTTCGGTAGAACAGCTCGACTACCCCGAACTGCGTGGGAAAGCAATTGCAGTAGGCGGAGGGGAACCACGCGGTGTGGTAGCTACTGCCAGCTACGAGGCGCGCAAGTTTGGGGTGCGCAGTGCTATCAGTGGGGCACAAGCGCGCAAACTGTGTCCACATCTCATTTTTGTAAAACCTCGATTCGAGCGCTACAAGCAAATATCGATGCAAATACGCGCTATTTTCCACGAATATACTGATTTGGTCGAACCTCTTTCCCTTGATGAAGCTTACTTAGACGTAACCGTAAACAAAAAGAGCAACCCTTCGGCTACCCTTATCGCCCAAGAGATTCGCCAACGCATCTTCCAACAAACCGGACTCACGGCTTCGGCAGGCATTTCGGTAAATAAGTTTATCGCTAAAATCGCTAGCGACTACCGTAAGCCCAACGGACAAACCACCATCACCGAAGCCGAAGTGCAAGATTTTTTAGACAGACTCGATGTGCGCAAGTTCTACGGCATAGGCAAAGTAACAGCCGAGAAGATGTACCAGCTGGGGATATTTAAAGGAAGGGACTTGCGCGAGAAATCATTGGAGTTCTTAGAGCGGAATTTTGGTAATAGCGGTCATTATTACTACGAACTCTCACGAGGCATTCACCGCAGTGAGGTACAACCTTTCAGAATACGCAAATCAGTAGGTGCAGAAGAAACTTTTCCCGAGAACCTTACTAGCGAGGTGTATATGCTACGCGAACTCGACCATATAGCCGAAGACGTAGCCCGTCGTCTCGACAAACAGCAAGTAGCTGGCAAAACCGTTACCCTGAAAATCAAATACAGTAACTTTACGGTGCAAACGCGCAGTAAAACCCTTAAAGATTTCATAAGTAGTAAAGACGACATACTCTTGCACATCAAAGAACTGCTCTATCAAGAACGCCCTGCCGAATCAGTACGACTCTTAGGTATCTCGCTTTCTCATCTCAACAACGAACCCGAAAAAGAAGAAGTAAAGAAGCCAATGTACATACAACTAAAACTAGAATTCCCAGATTGA
- the dprA gene encoding DNA-processing protein DprA: protein MKDDLLYLIALKKIPLIGDITAKKLISHFGSAQNVFAQPKSALEKVAGIGSKITQNILSARCLHEAETELQFTQKQNISIITYTDEQYPSSLKQCVDSPILFYQKGNIHLQNKRLLSIVGTRNITSYGTAFCEKLIEELASLDVVIVSGYAYGVDITAHKAAMKHRLQTVACLAHGLNTIYPATHSKYCEAMEENGGFITDFSSQSPFDRKNFLSRNRIIAGLSQATVVVESGLKGGSLVTADIAFSYNREVFAVPGRTTDPYSMGCNELIRNGKATLLTSAKDLIYQLGWDTPAPKAVQQELFVTLSPEEETISAFLKANGKQSLDELALGCQMPIYQLSNLLFQMEIKGVIKPLPGKRFEAI, encoded by the coding sequence ATGAAAGACGATTTGTTGTATCTTATTGCCTTAAAGAAAATCCCTCTCATAGGCGATATAACTGCCAAGAAACTCATCTCACACTTTGGAAGTGCTCAAAACGTATTCGCTCAACCCAAAAGTGCCTTAGAGAAGGTAGCAGGTATTGGCTCTAAGATTACTCAAAACATACTCAGTGCTAGGTGTTTGCACGAAGCAGAAACCGAATTACAATTCACTCAAAAGCAAAACATCAGTATTATAACCTATACCGATGAACAGTATCCCTCCTCACTCAAACAGTGTGTAGACAGCCCAATACTGTTTTACCAAAAAGGAAATATCCACTTGCAAAATAAACGACTGCTCAGTATTGTAGGTACTCGCAATATTACCAGCTATGGCACAGCTTTTTGCGAAAAACTCATCGAGGAACTCGCCTCGTTAGATGTGGTAATCGTCAGTGGGTATGCCTACGGAGTAGATATTACCGCCCATAAGGCAGCGATGAAACACCGCCTACAAACGGTGGCTTGTCTTGCCCACGGACTCAATACCATCTACCCCGCTACTCATAGCAAGTATTGTGAGGCAATGGAAGAAAACGGCGGTTTCATCACCGATTTCAGTAGCCAGAGTCCCTTCGATAGAAAGAATTTCCTCAGTCGTAATCGCATTATCGCAGGGCTTTCACAGGCTACCGTAGTTGTTGAGTCCGGATTAAAAGGCGGTAGCTTAGTCACTGCCGATATAGCTTTCTCCTACAACCGCGAAGTATTTGCCGTGCCAGGGCGCACCACCGACCCGTATAGTATGGGGTGCAATGAACTGATACGCAATGGTAAAGCAACCCTACTCACCTCAGCCAAAGACCTCATTTACCAATTAGGTTGGGATACCCCAGCCCCAAAAGCCGTACAGCAAGAACTTTTTGTAACTCTTTCCCCTGAGGAAGAAACTATTAGCGCATTTCTCAAAGCCAATGGCAAACAAAGTTTAGATGAGCTCGCCTTGGGGTGCCAAATGCCCATCTACCAACTCTCCAATCTTCTCTTTCAAATGGAAATCAAAGGAGTGATAAAACCCCTCCCAGGCAAGAGGTTTGAAGCAATCTAA
- a CDS encoding TIGR03915 family putative DNA repair protein, which translates to MALKHLVYDSTFEGFLTAVFAVFEYRYNEVTIVARHRFAPLLFGEEETVYTDANKAQRVLTKIELCWGKEGVAIVLRAFLSEETHMEDYLLEAIRLMVKYPEGKVLENFAHRAIASIHKAAKSVGREVHRMKEFVRFEKVGELYFAKIVPEYDVLPLVVSHFKTRFSDQQWVLYDPERGYGFIYNLHEVLPFTPADKHFGALTPATADAYQTLWKTYFQHINIAERKNAKYQMRNMPKRYWQYLPEV; encoded by the coding sequence TTGGCTTTGAAACATTTGGTATACGACAGTACTTTTGAGGGGTTCCTCACAGCGGTATTTGCTGTTTTTGAGTATCGTTACAACGAGGTGACTATTGTAGCGAGACATCGGTTTGCGCCTTTGCTTTTTGGCGAGGAGGAAACGGTGTATACCGATGCTAATAAAGCGCAACGGGTGCTTACCAAAATAGAACTGTGTTGGGGTAAAGAAGGGGTGGCGATTGTGCTAAGGGCTTTCTTATCGGAAGAAACACATATGGAAGACTACTTATTGGAGGCTATTAGGCTGATGGTGAAATACCCTGAGGGGAAAGTGTTGGAGAACTTTGCCCATAGGGCTATTGCCTCTATACACAAAGCGGCTAAGAGTGTGGGACGTGAAGTACACCGAATGAAAGAGTTTGTGCGCTTTGAAAAGGTAGGCGAACTTTACTTTGCCAAAATAGTACCTGAGTATGACGTGTTGCCACTGGTTGTTTCTCATTTCAAAACGCGTTTTTCTGACCAACAGTGGGTACTTTACGACCCTGAACGGGGTTATGGTTTTATTTACAATCTACACGAGGTGTTGCCTTTTACTCCTGCGGATAAGCATTTTGGAGCACTTACTCCGGCTACTGCTGATGCTTATCAAACACTTTGGAAGACTTATTTTCAGCATATTAACATAGCCGAGCGCAAGAACGCAAAATACCAAATGAGGAATATGCCGAAACGCTATTGGCAGTACTTACCAGAAGTGTAA